A window of Oryza glaberrima chromosome 2, OglaRS2, whole genome shotgun sequence genomic DNA:
GGCACACGGATATTCACAGCCGGAGGCAGAAATCACGATAGGAAAGACAGATGGTTTATTGTTTGGTTTGTCACAATGGCTAAAGATAGCATTCACTAGCAGATGGAATTGGAAGACATGGAGAAGACCAAGACACATACTAGCAGGCGGCGTCTCAAGTAACAGTAGCGTAGTCATACGGGCGGGAGCTTGTCGTCCTTGTGcttgtcggcgtcggcggcggcggcggggggatcGGGATGGGCGTCGGTGTGGGCGTGGGCGTTGGCGTCGGAGAGCACGAGGGGGCGGTCCTTGGATTCGTGGgcgtcggcgaggtcgtcgtcgtcgtcggtggagAGGTTGATGCAGGAGCAGCGCTCGAGGGAGGCGAAGAAGGCGGAGGTGACGCTGGCGCCCACCCAGCTTGCCCAGctctccatggccgccgccgccgatcgatCCGCAAGGCTAGggtttcgtcgtcgtcgtcggtgggtGAGTCTAGTTTAGTCAAAGGGGAATTTGAAGCGAAGGGGAGAACGAGCAAAGCACGACTCAGCCAAACACGCCAACGGAGAAA
This region includes:
- the LOC127762930 gene encoding uncharacterized protein LOC127762930 translates to MESWASWVGASVTSAFFASLERCSCINLSTDDDDDLADAHESKDRPLVLSDANAHAHTDAHPDPPAAAADADKHKDDKLPPV